TGTCGTCGACCAGGAGCAGGCGGAGGGGACGGGTCACGGCCAGTCCACCCGTCCCCGCGCTGGGGGACACGTCTGGAAGAGCCGGGGCAGTCGTGTCATGGGCTGCCCCCAGTGTACTCGGCCCGCAGGCCTCGTGGGGAGGCGGTTGTCTGTTTTCCCTGGCTCCGATCATGCCCCAGTCTAACTTGGCCTCGGGGAGAAAAGCTCCCCGGAACTTGCCTGAGAGCGAAAAGAAAACTGTCCCGCTCCCCCAGCCCGCTCCCCAGACGATGGGGGCTGGTCCCGGCCGGTCTTCAGCCCCGGCGCTGGCGCACGGGGAACCAGGCGGCGCGGGGGAAGCGGAAGCGGCCTTCCGGGAGAGAGCGGAACGCGAGGCCCAGCAGGAAGGCCAGGAGCGCCAGCAGGGCGAAGGCGGGCCAGGCCGGGCGCCAGGCCCACCCCCGGCCAGAGGCGGCGGGCAGGGCGGGCGTATCCAGCCACCCGCCCCCCGTCGCGGCGACGATGCGCTGGAGGAGGGCCGGATCACGGACCGGGGCGGGCAGACCCAGCGCCGCGTCCGGCGTGCTGTACCCGCCTGCTCCCGGCGTCTCCAGACGACCCACGAAGCCGCCCGTCCCGTCCGCATGAAGGGCCACGGCCCGGGAACCGGCGGGGCCGTCCAGGGTCAAGGTCGGCCCCGGCCCGCGCACGATCAGGTCCAGGCCGTCGGCTTCCAGCGTCCGGGGGGCGCCGCCGCTCTCCCCCTCGGCCCGGATGAGGGCGGCGAGCTGGGCCGGGTAGGTGGGCCGCGCGGTCCAGCCGTTCACCCAGCCACCTGCCAGTTGCGTGCCCAGCGCGGTCACCCGGCCCAGGCCCACCCGCCAGGAGGCCGCCAGCGGGTCGCCGCTCCCGGTGCGGGCCAGCAGGGTCGCCCCCGGCTGGAGGCTGGTGTGGGTGTACCCGCCGACCTGTTGCGGGCGGCCTGTCCCGTCTGTGCCCGGCCACTGCACGGGGGTGGGGGCGCTCGTCACGGCGGGCTGGCCCTGGTCGAGCGCGTCCTGCGCCAGCAGACTGGGCACGTTGCGCCAGTCCTGGGTGAGGTGGAAGGTGCCCTCGCCCCAGCGGGCGATGTCGCGCATCAGGGGAATGTGCATCCCGCTGCCCACCGAGACGGTGCTGACCGTGATGCCGGTCGCCCGGATGCGGCGCACCAGTTGCTCGTACTGGTCGGGGTTGAAGATGCCGCCGTCGATGCCGTCCGACAGCAGGATCAGGTGCTTGCTGGACGCGCCCGACGCCTGGAGCTGCTTCAGGCCCGCCTCCAGCGCGCGCCACACCACCGTCCCGCCCTCGGCCTCGATGCGCCCGATCTGGGCCCGCAGCCGCGCCGGATTATCCGCCCGCTGGAGGGGCACCGCGACTTTGGGGGCGGTGTCGAAGGCGATCACGGCCACGTCGCTCTGCGCGTGGAGCAGGCCCGCCGCCGTCAGCGCCGCCGCCTTGATCAGGTCGAGCTTGGTCACGTTCCCGGCCACCGTCTCGTTCATGCTGCCGGACTTGTCGAGCAGGAGGCCCAGCGCGAGGCGCGGCGCGTCGCGGGGCACGCGGCTGGACAGGGGCGAGAGGGCCTCCAGCGGCGTGCCCAGGTAGCCGCCCGGCCCGAAGGCGTGCGGGCCGCCGCCGATCACCAGGTGTCCGCCCCGCCGCACCCAGGCTTCCAGGGCCGTCCGGATGTCCGCACTCAGGTCGCGGGCGGGCACGTCGAGCAGCGTCACACTGCCCAAGCCCTTCAGATCGCTCGCCCCCAGCGCCGCCGGGGCAAGGGGCACTGCTTGCAAGCCCTGCACGGCCAGCGCGCGGCCGAGCAGGGTGCGGGCTGCCGCGTCGCCCCCCACCACGGCCACGCGGGGCGGTGCGGTCACCTGGGTGGCGGCCTGGCCCTCCACCCCCGCCGTCTCCCCCCGCAGGGTCAGCGTGTACCCGGCAAGCCCCGGCCGGTCCTCGCGCAGGGGCAGGGCGAGGCGCGTGTCTCCGGCAGGCACGGTCAGGGTGTCCTGGACGATCAGTGTCGCGCCCCGCCGCAGCGTGACCCGCAGGGTGGTCGGCTGCGCGCTCCGCACGGCCGCCTGGAGGGCGAAGGCCTGCCCGGCGGGCACCTGGGCCGGGACCGTCAGGGCGCGCAGTTCGAGGGCCGGTGCCCCCGCGCTGCGGACCGCGTGAACGGTCACGCCCTGGCCACGCAGCGCGGCCAGCACGTCCGGCAGCCGGGACGAGGCGGGCCAGCGGTCCCCACTCAGCAGCACCGTGCGCTCGGAGGCGGCGGGCAGGGTGGCGGCAGCGAATTCCACGGCGTCGGCCACGTCGCCTGTACGGGCGGGCGCGGCCCCGGTGGGCGTCAACCGGGGAACGGCAGTGCCCCACACGCGGGTAATGTTCGGCAGCCCCGCCGGGTTCGCGGTGTCCGGGGGCAGCACGAGCGCCGCCGCCCGGGGGCGGCCCGGGGCCGGGAGCGGCACGTTCAGCAGGGCCAGCCCCAGCAGCACGGCCGCCGCCGCGTGCAGCGCCAGCATCCGCCGCTGGGCGGGGCGCAGCCTGCCCCAGCGTCCCCGCCGCAACGCCGGTTCGGCCCGGACCGCCAGCACCCCCTCGGCCAGCAGCAGGACCAGGGCCAGGGCCAGCAGCCCCGACCAGAGCGGCCACCCGCTGGGCAGGGTCAGGGAGCGGGGGAGGAGGGCCGTCTTTCCTGCCCCCGCCGTCAGATCGGCTTCCGGCCCGGCGAGGCGGTTCACCGCGAGGGGTTCGCCGCCCACCCGGTACACCCCTGCCCGCAGTGGCGTGAAGCTGTTCGGCGTCCCGAGCGCCTGTCCCTCCGGGCCGGTAAGCGGCCGACCGGGCGGCAGTGGGCACGGTTCGCCCACCGTGCAGGGCGGGACCACCCGTTCGCCCGCATCTGGCTGCGCGGCGAGCGCCACGTTCCGCAGGAAGGTGGGCCAGGCCGGGGTCCGCGTCCACGAGGCCGCCTCGACGGGGAAGTTCACGCGCACCTCCGGCGCGCCCCCCGCGCCGCGCCGCTCGATGAGCGGACCCTGCGGGCCGGACAGCAGCGCCTCCCCGTCCGGCCAGGGCTGTACAGGCGTGGCGGGAGCGCCCAGGGTGAGGTCGGCCCACGTCACCCCCCGGCTGAGCGGGTCGCGGTCATTCCAGGTGGTCGGCGTGACCGGCAGCCCGGAAGTCTGCGGGGCGTTCAGCCACAACGTCGGGCGAACGGCCTGTCCCGTCACGCCGGGGGCCGTCACCACCACCAGGTCCGCGTCCGCCGCCAGGGTGCGCGTGGGGGAGAGGACGACCCCGGGCAGGGCCAGCAGCGCGCGCCGCACGTCGCCCGCCGCCTCCCCGAGCAGGGCCACCCGCAGCGGCAGGGGTGTGGGCCGCAGCACGGCCTGCGCGGCATCGTCTGCGGGCAGGCCGTCGGCGTCGAGGGCCGCGCGCAGCACGCCGCCGCGCCCGGGGGTGAAGGTCAGGGCGAAGGGCACCTCCTGCCCGGGAACCAGCGTGAGGGTCCGCCGCGCGAGGGGCTGCCCGTCCAGCGTGACGGTGAGGGTCCGCTGGCCGGGGGAGCCGTACAGGCGGGCCGCTCCCCGCAGTGTCCAGGCCGCCCCCACCGCACCGGGCATCACCTCGAAGCGGGTGAGGGCCGCGTTGGTCAGGGGACCCCCGACCGTTCTCACCTCGGCGTTCAGGCCCGCGAGGGCTGCCTGGGCGGCGGCGAAGGTGGACGGCGCGGCAAAGGCCAGCACGCGGGGATGGGCTTTTCCCTGGAAGGTCTGCACCGTTCTTCCCGCTGTGGCCCAGTCCGCCAGGCCGTCGGTCGCCTGGGCGCTGAGCAGTGCCCGGCGCACCGCGTCGCGGTCGTCGCGGTTCACGGCGAGCGGCGTGACGTGTTCGCCCACCAGCAGCACGGTGACGCGCCCGCCCAGTTGCCGGGCGGTGTCCCGCGCGGCGGCGGTGAAGCGGTCCGGGCGGACGTCCGCCGCGCGCATGGCGCGGGAAGCGTCCAGCAGCACCAGCGTGTCCGCCCCGCCCGCCGGGTCCCTCCCCAGGCCGGGCCGGGCCAGGGCCAGCGCCAGCAGGCCCAGCACCAGCAGTTGCAGCAGCAGCGCCGCACTCAGGCGCGGCAGCCGCCTGGCCCGTTCGGGGACGTGTTCGGCCGCCAGCCGCCGCCACAGGTGCAGGCTCCCGACCTCCGCCGCCCGGTGCGCCCGGCGCTGCCGGTGCAGGAAGACGAGCAGCGCCGCCAGCAGCCCCAGCAGCAGCCAGAGGGGCTGACCGAAGCTCACCTGATGATGCCGCGCGCCAGGAACTCACGCAGCATCACCTCCCCCAGCGGCTGGTCGGCCTGCACCTGGACCAGTCGGCCCCCGTGCCGGGCCAGGGCGGCGCGCAGTTCGGCGGTCCAGGCGGCCAGCGCCCGGCGGTAGCGGTCCAGCGTCGCGTCGTCCAGGGTGACGACCGCGCTGCCCCCGCCCTCCACGTCGTCCAGGCGCAGGGGGTCGGCCCGGCCCGGCGCGGCGCGCAGGCGTTCCGGTTCCCGTTCCTCGGGGGCCAGCACCTGCACGGCCAGCACCTCCTGCGCCCGGGCGTGCGCGGTGTCCAGGGCGCGCAGGGCGTCTTCCGACAGGAAATCGCTGACCAGGATCACCAGGGCGCCCCGGGGCGCGCGGGAGGCGGCGCGGCCCACGGCCTCCTCCAGCGTGCCCGCTCCCTCCGCGTGTGCCTGACCCAGCCAGCCCAGCAGTTCGGTGGCGCGGTTCACGCCCTGCAAGCGCGCCGAGACGCGCACGCTGCGCCCGAAGGTGAAGGCCTGCACGGCGTCGCCCCCCGCCAGCGCCACGAAGGCCAGCGCGCCCGCCACGCCCGCCGCCAGCCCGAACTTCGGGGGCCTGCCGATCCGCATGCTCGCGCTCGCGTCGAGGACCACCAGCACGGGGAGCTGCTGCGCCACCACGAATTCCCGCACGACCGGCGTGCCCAGCCGGGCGGTGACCACCGCGTCGAGGGCGCGGATATCGTCGCCGGGCTGGTAGGGGCGGTGGTCGGCGAACTCGATCCCGGCCCCCTTCGCCCGCGAGGGCCGCTCACCCACCCCGCCCTGTGCGCGGGCGTGGGGCGCGGTCAGGCGGCGGCGGGCGAGTTCCTGCTGGAGGGCGGGCGGCAACTCCATCTCACTTCACCTGCGCGTCCAGCAGGCGCGTCAGCAGCGCGTCCTTGTCCACGCCCTCGGCCACGCCCTCGAAGTTGAGCTGGAAGCGGTGGCGCAGGGCGGGCAGCAGCACCGCCCGCACGTCGGTCAGGCTGACGTGCGCGCGGCCCGCCAGCATGGCCTGCGCCTTGGCCGCCAGCACCAGCGTCTGCGCGCCGCGCGGGCTGACTCCGAAGCGCACGAAGCGCCGCACCTCCGGGCCGCTCTCGGGCCTGGACGGCTGCGTGCTCACGATCAGCCGCGAGATCGTGTCCACCACGTCTGGCGACACGGGCAGCGCCCGCACCGTCCGCTGCGCCTCCAGCAGTTCCGCCGCCGTCAGGCACGCCCGAGCCTCCACCCCGTGCAGCCCGGTCGTCTGCGCGAGGATGCGGCCCAGCACCCCCGCGTCGGGGAACGGCACGTCCACCTTAAAGAAGAAGCGGTCGAGCTGCGCTTCCGGCAGCAGGTAGGTGCCCTCCTGCTCGATGGGATTCTGCGTCGCCAGCACGAAAAAGGGCCGGGGCAGCGGGCGGCCCTCCCCCGCGACGGTGACGGTGCCTTCCTGCATCGCCTCCAGCAGCGCCGACTGGGTCTTGGGCGTGGCCCGGTTCACCTCGTCGGCCAGCAGGAGCTGCGCGAAGATCGGCCCCGGCATGAATTCCAGGCGGTTCACGCCCCGCTCGTCGGGCGAGAGGACCAGCGTGCCGGTGATGTCGGCGGGCATCAGGTCCGGCGTGAACTGGACGCGGCCCATCCGGAGGCCGAACACGTCCGCGACCGTCCGCACCAGCAGCGTCTTGCCCATGCCGGGGGCACCTTCCACCAGCACGTGCCCGCCCGCCAGCAGCGCCACCAGCACCTGATCGACCACCTCGCCCTGCCCCACCACGACCTCGTGAATGGCGGCCTTCGCGCGGCGCAGGGCGTCCAGCCGCTCGTCGAGGCGGGCGAGGATCGAATCGGGGGCGGTCTGGGTCATGGCGTCCTCCGGAAGTAGGCGCGCACCGTGTCACGGGCGGCGTCGGGAATGTGGTCGGGTGTGAGGGGCGGTTCGGGCTGGGCGGTCCAGGGACCGGCGGTGGCCGCGCCGGGGGCCGGTTCGGGCGGGGATGCCCCCGGTGCGGCCAGCACCCGCACCCGCTCGGCGTTCCGGGGATTCCCGGCCAGGAGCTGCTGCCGGTAGCGCACGGTGATGTCGGGCAGCCGCCCCGACCCCAGGCCCACGCTGCTGGTGCTGCCCGCCGCGCCGCCGCCGCTGTCGCTGGTGCCGCTCTGGGGGTGGCCTTCGGGGTCGGACGGCTTGCTGGCGCGCGGCGTCTGCCCCCGGTTCATGTCGTTGTTGGTGAGGCAGCCCTGCACGCAGCGGTCCCGGCCCTCGCTCTCCACGCCGCGCCCGCCGGACGCCTGCCGCAACTCGGGCGGGCCGCTGTTCTTCTGGTGTTGCGTCTGGCTGCCCGGCCCGCCGGGATCGTAGGGGGCGGCCGCCAGCGCGTCCGGGTTGCTGCGAAGCTCTTCCGGCGGGACATGGCCCCCCTCCCGCGAGCCGAAGGGCGTGTCCCGCGTGCTCCCTCCCCCCGGCCCCGCCGAGCCGGGCGAGCGGGCCTCCTCGACCAGAGAGGTCTGGGCCTCGCGGGGGCGGTCCAGGCCGGGCGCGCGACTCCGCGTGCCTGCCGCCCCACTGACTGCCACGCCGGGACGCTCCTTGCCCGCGTTGGCCTGTGCGGTGACCGCTGGCGTTTTCGGCTGCGTTCCCGTGGGAGGCGCCGCCGGGGAGGCGGGTGAGGGAGAGGGGGAGAGGGTCGCCGGGGCCACTTTTTCCCCGGCCGTGGCCCTGACTGGCTCCGGCGTGCGGAGAACCTCGGCGCGCGCTTCGGCAGGCGCGGCCAGCCGCACCGGGGCAGGCAGGGGAGGCAGCAGCCAGACGAGCAGGGCGAGCGCGGCCAGTCCGGCGGGAACGCGCGCCCAGGTGGGAGAGGGGGGAGGCACCACGTCCGCCGCCTGCCGGGGCCGCGCCGCTTCCTCCGCCTGCGCGCGGATGCGGGTGTGCAGGGCCACCTCCAGCGGGTCACCTGTCTGCCCAGGGAGGGTCAGGGCCGTGCCCAGCAGGTCGTGCAGCCCCAGTCGGCGGTCCGCGAGGCGGGCGGCCTCCTGCGGGCCAGGGGGCGTGGCCCGGACCTCCAGCCCCAGCGCCGTCAGCCCACCGAGCAGCCCGGCGAGGCCCGCGGTCAGCGCCGGGGATGGGGACGGCACCCCCAGCGGCGCGTGCAGCAGGTACGCCAGACCGCCCAGCGCCAGCGTGCCCAGGCCCACCGTCACCGCCCAGCCCAGCCGCCGCCAGCGCCGCCGCCCCGCCTCCCGGCGCTGCACGCCCCGCAGCAGCGTGGTCAGGGCCGGGCCGGTCACGCGCCCCTCCCCAGGAAGGAGCGGCCCAGCACCGCCAGCAGGACCCGCCCCAGCAGCGCAAAGGCCAGCCACAGCAGCCCGGCGAGCAGCAGGTAGGCGGCCAGGTGATCGAACTGGGTGAACAGCGCGTAAAAGCGGATCTTGGCCCCCAGCCCGTCCGTGCGTGCCAGCAGTTCGCCCGCCATCACCGCCAGAAAGCCGTACCACAGGGCGCGGCGCAGGTACGCCTCCCGCCGTTCCTCCAGCTTGCGGCGGCCCAGGGCGAACACCTGCACGGCGGTGGCGAGGGCGGCGACGCCGATGCCGGTCGTCTCGCGCACGCCCAGGGTCGGGATCAGGTTCAGGGCGACCAGGATCAGCACCCAGGGCACCGCCAGCAGCGCCAGCACCCAGGGCGTCAGCCACGCCTCCACGCGCGGGCTGCTCCGCATCAGCGCGGCGAGCAGCGTGCCTGCGGCCAGGCCCAGGCCCAGGGCGAGGCCCAGGCGCGCGGCAGTCACCCCCAGCGTCTGCACCATCACGCCACGCTCGTCCGCCAGCCAGCCGAGGTTCACCCCGGGCAGGACACCCTGCGCGGCGGCTCCCCCGGAGAGCAGGGCCAGCGGGAGCAGGGCGCGGAGGAGCTTCATACCGGCACCCGCTCCCCGCCGAGCAACTGACGCACCTCGCGCACGGCGCGGGCGGCGGCGGGGTCGTCGGGGTCACGCGGGCGGGGCAGCGTGACCCGGACCTCGCCCCGGACGGCGGCGGGCGTTCCGGCCAGGGCCACCACCCGGTCGGCCAGGAAGACCGCCTCGGCGGGGTTGTGCGTCACCAGCAGCGTCGTGGGCCGCGTCTCACGCAGCAGTCCGGCGAGTTCGGCGCGCAGTTCGCTGGCGGTCAGCTCGTCGAGGGCGCTGAAGGGCTCATCGAGCAGCAGCAGGTTCGGGCGCAGCAGCAGGGCGCGGGCGACGGCGGCCCGCTGCGCCATGCCCAGGGACAGCTCGCCCGGGTAGCGCCGCTCCTGCCCCCGCAGCCCCACCCGCGCCAGCTCCGCCGCGATGTGCCCGTGACGGTCGGGCGGACTGGTCAGGCGCAGATTGCCTTCCAATGTCAGCCAGGGCAGCAGGCGCGGTTCCTGAAACACGTACCCGGTGCGAACCTCGCCGCCGAAGGTCACCTGCCCGGCCTGGGGAACCAGCAGCCCGGCGGCCAGGTGCAGCAGGGTCGTCTTGCCGCACCCGCTGCGGCCGATCACCGCCACGACCTCCCCGGGCGTCACGGTCAGCGTCAGCCCGGCCAGGACCGGCGGGGCCGCGCCGTAGCGCACCGTCACATCCCGGAAGTCGAGGCTGCCCGTCACCGGGACCTCCGCCACGCGAACGCCCGCTCGCCCAGCGCGGCCAGGCCGTAGTCGATGGCCGACAGGATCAGCGTCATCACCAGCCCGTAGGCCAGGATGCCGCGCATCTCGAACTGCTGGAAGTAGAAGGCGATCAGGTACCCCACGCCGCTGGTGCGCCCGAACACCTCACCGAACACCACCATCTTCCACGAGAGGCTCAGCGTGACCCGCGCCGCGCCCAGCAGCGACGGCCAGAGCTGCGGCAGCGTGACGTGGCGGAGAGTTTGCGCCGGGGAGACGCGGAAGGCGCGGGCCATGTCCGCCAGTCGGGGGTCGAGCGCCCGCACCCCCTCGCGGACCTGCACCGCCACCGTGGGCAGCAGGATCAGCGTGATGGCCGCCACCAGCGCCCGTTCGTTGAGGCCGATCAGCAGGTACGCGGCCAGCAGGATCAGGATGCGCGGCACCGTCAGGCCCACCGCCAGCCAGGGGGCTGCCAGCGCCGCGAAGCGCGGGTGGGTGCCCAGCGCCCAGCCCAGCGGCGTGCCGATCAGCAGCGCCAGCGCGAAGGCCGACAGCACCCGCCAGAGGGTGATTCCCACATTCGTCCAGAGGGTGCCCCGCGCCGCCTCCCGCGCCAGGAACCGCAGCGTTTCAGCGGGACCGGGAAACACGTCCGCGCCCAGCAGCGCGCTCGCCAGCGGCCACGCCAGCACGAGCAGCAGCAGGCCCGCCGCGGGCAGCACCCAGCGGCCCCACCCGGGCCGGACGGGGGGCGCGGCGCTCAGGCGGCGGGCCGTGCGCTGCATCGCTCAGGGCCGGAAACGGGTGTTGAAGGCGCGGGTGTCCAGCCGGGTCAGGCCCACCACGTCCGGCCCGGCCACCTCGATCATCTTGCGGGTCAGCAGCAGCGTGTTGTTCAGGTCGGCCGAACTCCACCCTTTCGGGAGTCCGGCGGCCCACTGCGCGCGCAGGGCGGGGAGTTGCGCCCGGTCAGGGAGGTTGTAAAGACCTTCTTTCAGCATCGCGTCCCAGTACCCGTCGTCGCGTTTCATGCGGTCCTCGGCCAGCAAGGCGGCCTTCACGAACAGCCGCAGCGTCTCGGGGTCGGTGTCGTTGCGGGCGATCAGGTACAGCAGCGGCACGTTCGGCGCCAGGCCCAGGCCGCGCAGCAGGTCGGCGCTGGAAATCAGTTGCCGGTACTTGCCGGTGCTCACCATCCGCGCGCCGTGGTGCCAGAAGGGAATCCCCGCCTGAATCTCGCCGCGCGTCATGAACTGCTCCATCAGCGGACTCGACACCGAGGCGACCTGGCTGGCCGTCTGGGGATCGAAGCCCGCCCTGGCGCGGGCGTAGGCGCGCAGGATCAGCAGCGTCTTGTCGGTGAGGCTGGTCGCGCCGATGGTCTTGCCCTTCAGGTCCGCGACGGTGCGGATGTCACTCGCGGCGGGCACGATTACGCCGCCCGTCAGCAGGCTGAAGGGATACACGGCCGTCACGTCGAAGCCCTTCTGGCGCAGCAGCGTGACCTCCAGAAAATCGTCCACCACGACCTGCGCGTCGCCCGAACGTAGCGCGACCCGTGTGGCGTCCTTGCTGGCGTAGGTCTTGGCGTTCACCTTGAGGCCCAGGTCGCGGTCGATGCCGAAATACCCGATGGCGTACGTGACCCAGGAGAGGGTGCCGCCCGCCTGAAGGCCCACGCTGATGCTGCGCTGCGCCTGCGCCTGCCCTGCCAGGAGCAGCGCCCCCGCCAGTGCCCACCGGGCCGCCGCTCCCCTGCCCCGCTGATCCCCTTGACGAGCCACATCCACCTCCACGCGAGAATGGTGATGCTTTGCCCCCCGCACCCTGCGGCCCGGGCAGCCTGACGCTGTGACCTGGTTGGCTTCACGCTAGCCCCCGGCCCCCCCGCATTGCAACTTTGCAAGCTGCGTCGCAGACGGGGCCAACCTCTTTCCAACCTGCCCGGGGGGTGCTAGCTTGGATGGACCTTTCAATCTTCAGCGGTTTGGCGGTGGCAGTCGGCAGGCGTCTTGGGGCACAGGGGCAGCATGGACGAACGGCTCATTCGGGAGCGGGAGCGGCTGGAACGCGCCTGGCAGCAGTACATCACTTCGGGAGCGCGGGTCCCGGTGACCGAGGACCTGCTGGCCTCCTGGGCACGTTCGGCCCGGACGGTGCCGCCCGAACGGGTGTCCGCCCCGGTCGAGAACGACGCCGACGTGCAGCACGCCTGGCGCGAATCGCGGCTGGAACACGCCAGCCGTCCGCTGCTGGCCGAACTGTCCGCCCTGGCCGAGGACGGCGACCTGATCGTCGCCATCGCGGACGCGGGCGGGCAACTGCTGTGGACCAGCGGCAGCGACCGGATGCACCGCCTGGCGCGCGGCATCAACTTCGTGCCCGGCGGCCACTGGGACGAATCCAGCGTCGGCACGAATGCCCTGGCGCTCGCCTTGCGGACCCGCCAGACGGTGCGCGTCTTCGCCGCCGAACATTACGTGCAGACGGTCCACGACTGGGTGTGCTACTCCTCCCCGATCCGTGACCCGCGCACCGGGGAGGTGCTGGGCGTGCTGGACTTCAGCACCACCTGGGAGCGCAGCACGCCGCTGGGGCTGACCAGCACCCGGCACTACGCCGGGCTGATCGAACAGGGCCTCGGCGCCGGGCAGGGCCGCAAGGAGGGCCTGACGCTGTACCTGTGCGGCCCGCCGCGCGTGACCCTGCACGGCCGACGCCTGCACCTGACGCCCCGGCAACATGAGCTGCTGGCGGTCCTGGCCCTCTGCCCCGGTGGGCTGACGCTCGACGCCATGCACGCG
The window above is part of the Deinococcus metallilatus genome. Proteins encoded here:
- a CDS encoding VWA domain-containing protein, whose amino-acid sequence is MSFGQPLWLLLGLLAALLVFLHRQRRAHRAAEVGSLHLWRRLAAEHVPERARRLPRLSAALLLQLLVLGLLALALARPGLGRDPAGGADTLVLLDASRAMRAADVRPDRFTAAARDTARQLGGRVTVLLVGEHVTPLAVNRDDRDAVRRALLSAQATDGLADWATAGRTVQTFQGKAHPRVLAFAAPSTFAAAQAALAGLNAEVRTVGGPLTNAALTRFEVMPGAVGAAWTLRGAARLYGSPGQRTLTVTLDGQPLARRTLTLVPGQEVPFALTFTPGRGGVLRAALDADGLPADDAAQAVLRPTPLPLRVALLGEAAGDVRRALLALPGVVLSPTRTLAADADLVVVTAPGVTGQAVRPTLWLNAPQTSGLPVTPTTWNDRDPLSRGVTWADLTLGAPATPVQPWPDGEALLSGPQGPLIERRGAGGAPEVRVNFPVEAASWTRTPAWPTFLRNVALAAQPDAGERVVPPCTVGEPCPLPPGRPLTGPEGQALGTPNSFTPLRAGVYRVGGEPLAVNRLAGPEADLTAGAGKTALLPRSLTLPSGWPLWSGLLALALVLLLAEGVLAVRAEPALRRGRWGRLRPAQRRMLALHAAAAVLLGLALLNVPLPAPGRPRAAALVLPPDTANPAGLPNITRVWGTAVPRLTPTGAAPARTGDVADAVEFAAATLPAASERTVLLSGDRWPASSRLPDVLAALRGQGVTVHAVRSAGAPALELRALTVPAQVPAGQAFALQAAVRSAQPTTLRVTLRRGATLIVQDTLTVPAGDTRLALPLREDRPGLAGYTLTLRGETAGVEGQAATQVTAPPRVAVVGGDAAARTLLGRALAVQGLQAVPLAPAALGASDLKGLGSVTLLDVPARDLSADIRTALEAWVRRGGHLVIGGGPHAFGPGGYLGTPLEALSPLSSRVPRDAPRLALGLLLDKSGSMNETVAGNVTKLDLIKAAALTAAGLLHAQSDVAVIAFDTAPKVAVPLQRADNPARLRAQIGRIEAEGGTVVWRALEAGLKQLQASGASSKHLILLSDGIDGGIFNPDQYEQLVRRIRATGITVSTVSVGSGMHIPLMRDIARWGEGTFHLTQDWRNVPSLLAQDALDQGQPAVTSAPTPVQWPGTDGTGRPQQVGGYTHTSLQPGATLLARTGSGDPLAASWRVGLGRVTALGTQLAGGWVNGWTARPTYPAQLAALIRAEGESGGAPRTLEADGLDLIVRGPGPTLTLDGPAGSRAVALHADGTGGFVGRLETPGAGGYSTPDAALGLPAPVRDPALLQRIVAATGGGWLDTPALPAASGRGWAWRPAWPAFALLALLAFLLGLAFRSLPEGRFRFPRAAWFPVRQRRG
- a CDS encoding DUF58 domain-containing protein, which produces MELPPALQQELARRRLTAPHARAQGGVGERPSRAKGAGIEFADHRPYQPGDDIRALDAVVTARLGTPVVREFVVAQQLPVLVVLDASASMRIGRPPKFGLAAGVAGALAFVALAGGDAVQAFTFGRSVRVSARLQGVNRATELLGWLGQAHAEGAGTLEEAVGRAASRAPRGALVILVSDFLSEDALRALDTAHARAQEVLAVQVLAPEEREPERLRAAPGRADPLRLDDVEGGGSAVVTLDDATLDRYRRALAAWTAELRAALARHGGRLVQVQADQPLGEVMLREFLARGIIR
- a CDS encoding AAA family ATPase: MTQTAPDSILARLDERLDALRRAKAAIHEVVVGQGEVVDQVLVALLAGGHVLVEGAPGMGKTLLVRTVADVFGLRMGRVQFTPDLMPADITGTLVLSPDERGVNRLEFMPGPIFAQLLLADEVNRATPKTQSALLEAMQEGTVTVAGEGRPLPRPFFVLATQNPIEQEGTYLLPEAQLDRFFFKVDVPFPDAGVLGRILAQTTGLHGVEARACLTAAELLEAQRTVRALPVSPDVVDTISRLIVSTQPSRPESGPEVRRFVRFGVSPRGAQTLVLAAKAQAMLAGRAHVSLTDVRAVLLPALRHRFQLNFEGVAEGVDKDALLTRLLDAQVK
- a CDS encoding ABC transporter ATP-binding protein, which codes for MTGSLDFRDVTVRYGAAPPVLAGLTLTVTPGEVVAVIGRSGCGKTTLLHLAAGLLVPQAGQVTFGGEVRTGYVFQEPRLLPWLTLEGNLRLTSPPDRHGHIAAELARVGLRGQERRYPGELSLGMAQRAAVARALLLRPNLLLLDEPFSALDELTASELRAELAGLLRETRPTTLLVTHNPAEAVFLADRVVALAGTPAAVRGEVRVTLPRPRDPDDPAAARAVREVRQLLGGERVPV
- a CDS encoding ABC transporter permease yields the protein MQRTARRLSAAPPVRPGWGRWVLPAAGLLLLVLAWPLASALLGADVFPGPAETLRFLAREAARGTLWTNVGITLWRVLSAFALALLIGTPLGWALGTHPRFAALAAPWLAVGLTVPRILILLAAYLLIGLNERALVAAITLILLPTVAVQVREGVRALDPRLADMARAFRVSPAQTLRHVTLPQLWPSLLGAARVTLSLSWKMVVFGEVFGRTSGVGYLIAFYFQQFEMRGILAYGLVMTLILSAIDYGLAALGERAFAWRRSR
- a CDS encoding ABC transporter substrate-binding protein translates to MARQGDQRGRGAAARWALAGALLLAGQAQAQRSISVGLQAGGTLSWVTYAIGYFGIDRDLGLKVNAKTYASKDATRVALRSGDAQVVVDDFLEVTLLRQKGFDVTAVYPFSLLTGGVIVPAASDIRTVADLKGKTIGATSLTDKTLLILRAYARARAGFDPQTASQVASVSSPLMEQFMTRGEIQAGIPFWHHGARMVSTGKYRQLISSADLLRGLGLAPNVPLLYLIARNDTDPETLRLFVKAALLAEDRMKRDDGYWDAMLKEGLYNLPDRAQLPALRAQWAAGLPKGWSSADLNNTLLLTRKMIEVAGPDVVGLTRLDTRAFNTRFRP
- a CDS encoding helix-turn-helix domain-containing protein, coding for MDERLIRERERLERAWQQYITSGARVPVTEDLLASWARSARTVPPERVSAPVENDADVQHAWRESRLEHASRPLLAELSALAEDGDLIVAIADAGGQLLWTSGSDRMHRLARGINFVPGGHWDESSVGTNALALALRTRQTVRVFAAEHYVQTVHDWVCYSSPIRDPRTGEVLGVLDFSTTWERSTPLGLTSTRHYAGLIEQGLGAGQGRKEGLTLYLCGPPRVTLHGRRLHLTPRQHELLAVLALCPGGLTLDAMHAHVYGDQPVSLSTLKSEISTLRTLLGGGIASRPYRLSLPVQFDGAISEAALLAGQPGRALDVYNGPLLPHSASPFLTYWREYLDAALREAVFRSRDPELLWRYALRFEDPELLLELETLLAAGDPRLPLVRARRAALGDP